The following nucleotide sequence is from Gasterosteus aculeatus chromosome 5, fGasAcu3.hap1.1, whole genome shotgun sequence.
CTGATGTGCAGTGGTTGTGTTGCTGAGTACGCTCTGTTCTGCATTTCACACACGCACGTCGTTcaaagaaacaggaagtgaccaattaatgcttcttcctttttttcacaaaacacaCTCTTAAATATTTCAACATCTGTTGACTCGTTCTTCTTTTCCCAAACTCTTTCCCTCCACTCCTTTTAGAACACACTATCTTGCCTTTGTTTAGTCTTGAAGATGGatgacagagacacagacacccACTGTCCTCTTCACGAAGCGAACGATGCATGTTGACCCAAGCTCATGTAATATTCATTTATAGTTTCTAGCTGACACTATAAAAGGATAAAACAAAAGTGTCCCTCTTTTCACAATGGAAGACAACTGTGTTGATTCTACTCTGGCGTTTTGGAGAATTTTATTATTCCCAACAGGCTCCAATGTTTACTTTAGGCGTTAACTAGTCTCTACCAAGTGACTGCGTTTAAGACGTGCTGAAAAAATCGTGGGAATTAAATAATGTTAACGTAAAGAAATAGAATGCAACAGTTTTATGTGCTTGAAACTTGATCCGTTATTTTCTAAGTACACAAGTGCTACCAGGAGAATAAACACAGTGGAAACTGCCATGTCATAATGACGCAACTGGCAGTGACTCAGCAGTTTTGACAATCTCCAAATGGgtgttttccttccttcccgCTGTGCCTGAGAACATAAGAGCCTGGCTTGGGGCCATATTACGCTCTTGGCTGTGGTCAGCTTTCCTGCTGCTGTGTTGACAATCGGATGCATGCGGCTGGGACAACGGGTTACCCTGGTAACCGAGCTCAGAAGACACGCCAGGGTCTGGTGCTGTGTTTCTCTCGCCCAGTTAAAGCCGCtgcttcttccttctcctcctcaaactCCACAGGACGACAAGTACTGGAACAGAAGGAAGAAGAACAACGTGGCCGCCAAGCGCTCCCGCGACGCGCGCAGGTTGAAGGAGAACCAGATCACCGTCAGAGCGGCGTTCCTGGAGCGCGAGAACGCGGCGCTGCGAAGCGAAGTGGGCGAGCTGCGGAAGGACTGCGGCCGCTACAAGAACACGGCAGCCCGCTACGAAGCCAAATTTGGACCACTGTAAGGGAGCATGAGAAGCACATGCACAATTCTCACTGGACACGTTTATAGACGGCGCCGCATCAGTCACTTTGTGTTGAATTGGCAGCTTAGAAACATTGTTCAGGCGGCTGTTCTCGTAAAGCCCTCATTAACCATTAAGATGGCGCCGTTTGCCTGCTGTGTTCGGGTGGAGTTAGCcacaggagaagagggaggggagTGTGAGGGGGGGTAGTGGCATCTGTTTGATGTTATCTATTAGGTcctaaaatgaaaacatgcaaCCTTGTGAGTGATGTTACCGCTTAACATGCTTAAcgctcccccttctcccccccctccttgtcaTCCTTGTTCTCTTTCAAGTGCGGTGCTGGAAGACGACCAATAGAAAGcagttgatttattttaaatgaatgaatagataaGTCCAACTTGAATCGatcagatgaagaggaggagggcatCGGCGggtgttgccatggagatgcgATTGGATGCAAAGAGCTGATATCTATTTTtcctttgtggttttgtttttagaatTGGATTTAGTATCCATGTGAATGAGAGGATGTTCAAGTGCTTCTTCAGTGCACCACTTTGATGTGTACTTTTATCATGTTTTGTACGCCTTTGGCCAAAAGAGAATTTGTGATGTTTTGGAGAAGCTGGGTTTTTatcctttcttgtttttttttaatgatggcCGATACTTCTGTAGCAATTGCAATAGTTTAGACGAGATCAGTCATCATTAAGGTTGTAGAAACAATGACTTGCCGGTTGCTTCCAATTCTTTACACGTTTGATTTAATTCTGAAGCCCGctgactgtttttgttttcaaatgttgtATTATGTGAAGAGCTGGGCTTTTCTTTGCCCACAAAACAAACTTCCTAACTGCAACATTTCCAATAATTTCAACCTCTTCAGGGAATTTCGGTGGCGTGACAGAAATAAAGCGTGTGCGGCCGTCTCTTCTTTTCAGTACTCGTTACCAGAAGCTCACACGCTCTGCTCTCCCACTTGTGCTGTTCTTGTCACATAGAAGGTCATCATGTGTGAACAATCCACTGATGTACTGTACATAAATGTAGCATAATATTATACTTTCATGTTCTCTGCATTCAGTACCACTTCTGCTAAAAAGTACCGTTTTAGCCACATGTCATCAGACAACTTGTCTTGTGTGCAAACTGCTTTGTCGTGTCTCAGGTGTGTACGCTGCCCGTGTCTGTTCTAAACAGaattttgttttgggtttttttcctcTGCCGTACTATATTGAGGACATCAGTAACTCCAAGCCACTTGAAGGCCAGCCGCAGTCTGCTTGTTTACAGGACGGCATGTTGTACAGATTCTACtccattaataaaaacaaagctaTTTTGTTCTTCTGCAGGTTGGCTTGcaaccaaaaataaatcaaaatattgtttttttaaagggattcccaggtgtaaataataaaatgtaaaccactaaagttgttttttccagTAGTCCACCCTCCAGTAAAACCCTTTTACCTGTTTTACGTCACGCTTTCTTCTTAAACTTACCAGACGAAGGGCAATCTTTCTTATTCAGGACCGTCACATTTATCCAGTGATTTTTGTGGAAATAATTGTACTTCCAGCATCATTCTCCGTTAAAAAGTGTCCAGTGCAATTTCTACAATACATTTTTCTGCTTTAATAACGATTATATCTGGAACAGGGCGATTTAttacctttttttggggggcattTTGAGTATGGCTACCTTTTGTGTcttgtgtatatattgtatgtATAAATAAAGCCTTCAAGTGTTACGTTATTTGCTTAGAGATTTCATTACCTTCATTTCATTACTGAATAATTCATTTACAACTAAATCGTAGCGGCTGAGTCTTCATATGGTCTGTCAACCAAACCGCTTCCTTGTGAAACAAAAGTAGACAGAAGAGAATCACTGATGGTTCAGGTGTGTAATGTAAAGCGGGAAGAAGCTGTGGCAGAAACGATGAAACTTCGCCATCTTGTGGAGAAGCTCAGCACGTTAAACAAGCTCACTCAGccgctctggggggggggggggtttcctggTGTAATTGTTCAAACAAACTATTAACACATTGAGTCTCCAGTGTCAAATTCTTATATTTTTCGTTCCATAGCTGCATTGTGTTATTGTATgtttgtaaacaaaaaaaaagctagGAATTCTGGAAATATAATATTCAACCTATGAAGTGATTGTGGATGATTTCAAAACAAGGAGATGAAAAAGTAGTTGAAATACATAATCTGTGTAGGAAGATGACAAAGACCGTAAACAGAACTGGTTAAAAGGTAGAACATCAACCCAATGACTTTTAGCATGTTGTTGGTCAATACAGAATGTTAGGCCTACGCATGAATATTgtggaatattaaaacattgaataaaagaaaaggggagaaatACAAAAGTTTTATTGACAAGtcaaaaaaagtgtttcttGAGGTTTTAAAGAAAATCTACAAAAcctagaaaaaataaaaacaagaactggCCACATGGTGTCTTCACCTCTTCTTGAAGCCGTACTTCTTCCGTTCATAAAACAGATCCGTTTTAGAGCTGCCCAAATTCACGATCTTAGGACAGCCATCTCGCTGCAGAGGGAAACAGAAAAGCCTGTTTAGGTGACACTTTCATCCCAAAGCAGCTAGATGACATTTCATATTCTAACAGTAAAACAACATCTCTTTTAGGCGCGCCGAATCAACTATACAGGACAACAAAGAATCTCATGAACAAGGCGCGGGTAAGTCCATTCTAAAGTGACAGATAAAGAGGGAAGTGGTGACGAGGCCACTCACGTCTTTCTCCTGGATGGTGCACTCTTTACAGTAGTAAGCATCAGACACTCCGGGCCCTCCGCAGATGACACAGCGGCCCTGATAGGAGCCGTAGTTACACTCGTCACAGATGCGCACCAGCGTGCAGGGCCTCACGTAAGAATCACAGATGACACATTTGCCATCACCtgaaaaggacaaagacaagaCAGAGCATCTTAACAGAAATGTATTAGCTTTGCTCTAAACCACAGCTGCAATTGTAGCAGCGTTATGAACATGAAACAATGCAGAGGATGGAGGAGTTCCCTGACCCGCCATAATGTTCACACTGTGCGTGTCCATATACAGCAAACACATACTTTCTCCTTACGGAGACTCAAGGAATCGTTTGTCTAGAACAGACTGAACAGCTTGCTTTAGAAATTAAATGCATGCAAAAGTTGATCACCATAGTGGGAGTAGGTCTGTTAATACAGATGATTTATATAGAAGATCAGTGTGGCTGTAATATGTGTAATTAATAAGCCCTTTTCACAGCAAACATTTTATAATGTAATTGATGAGTAAACGCGGGGGTCATTGATAAAACCAATGAAGGCCTCATACTATTTAGTATCACAATAAGACCTAAAAGGAACAGGACCCTCATTTCGTTTACAATCTCGCCGTATTTTGCAGTGAAAAGGGCCTTTTTCTACAAAAACACGAACCTTAAACGTTcagtttattaaatacttgACTAACAAAAGCAAACGTTAAAAAATAGTCTTAAGACATGCAGACATTACAAGCTCAAAGGAAAACACGTAACACTCAAGCTCAGCTGTTGATCACAGCAAATACTTACATTTCTCGCAAAGTCGCCCGATAGCTGCGGAATAAAAACAGAAGCAGTCAGAGCGAGTTCAGTGGTGCAAAGCTGTTCATCTGCAGCACTAAATATCATTACATTCATACATCAGCGCAAACAGCCTTTAACCACCACATGCGAAGTGTAAAACCAAAGATGAAACACCCTAATGGTCATTTTTAGCTAAACGGTAACATTAGTTATACACAAGTAGACAAACTAAGCTAACACCACGGCTAACATTCTCTCAATGGAATCCATGCTCTTAGCATTAGCATGGGAGCTAACATTGTATCAGAAAAAACCCTTCGAAAACTGACAACCGTTTGCGgtacaaaacaaatgaataaccGTGTTGTCAAACGAGGTATATTAAACGGGTTTACACATACCGACACCGGCTTGTTTTCTGCAAAAGATCAAATCTGGATGATGTTTAGCCATTGTCGCCTAACGTAAGGCGAGCGCTGCTGAGTGGGTTCAGTAACCTTTGACCTGTAAACTTTGGATGCGGAGTTGCAACTCCGCCCCTAGCGGCTCcaagaagaaacaacaaaggaATTGTCGATTCTGCTCCACGTCTTATGTTAAATGAGAAATATATGACGATAATGTATCATCATGGAAGtacatctttaaaaataaaaagtgattgTTGAAATTGTTTCATCTTGAAGGCATTGGCGTTACATACATTAACACACGCAACATTCCAACTTGCATGggtaaaattacattttatgtatGCATTTGATCAAATGTAAAACTCACAAAATGATGGATGAATGCAGTTGAAGATGATGCACTTTAGATGACATTTATTAAACAATCTAAGTAAAAGTCAAACTATCGTAACTTTTGTCCTTCAAGGACCTGCGCGAGCGCGCTGTTTAAAACATGTGACGTCACCAGTGATCGACACATCTTTGTCAGTGAACAAAATGGCAACGTACTGTCTCACTGTGGCCCGGCTCCAGGTAAGAGAAGAACATTGTCTGATTAGACCATATTTAAAAACttgtgaatgatgtcatttaCTCCGTTGCATTTGATAAATCCCTTGAATGCGTCACGCTGACATTGTAAAGTTGTGCGCGCGGCGGCTGAGGAGAAACGAGCTGCAAACCGGTCGCGTGCACAGTGACCGGGTCACCGTGTCCGCAGCGCAGCCAGTGGGAGACTAACTAGTGCTAACTTCTTTAGCACTGGTTTAACTTTAGTTACGCTCGGCTGAAGTGTCCGTTTACCAGCAAGTCACTGCACGCTTTGCCAGTCCTCCGGTGAACTTTACTGGTTTAAGTGTAGTTGGTGTTTAATTGCAAGGTTAACCACAAGGTGAGAGCTGCCAGCGTGCACACGGTGCACAGTAATGGGTGAGATcagaaaacatatttattaattGATCCTGCAAACACTGTCTTCCACACTGTCTTGCTCCAATACAAATGAGTTAATTCACTTTGTTGTAACTTGACaggtttgttatttttaataacagCAGTTTACATTTGAGCTAATAATAAATGACTCCCAGCTGTCTGAACTATTATTATCTGAGCCATGTGAGCTCTGCTGCAGGTTTATATAAGCTACCTTTTAATGACTAGAGAAACCGCATTATCTGATGTATGTATCTATGTTTGATCAAATGGAAAACCACATGGTGTCTTTTTGTGTGGGACAAGAACATCTGGCATTGTTGAACTTAACAGAAACATGAGACATTAGATAATTGTGAAACAAATCCCATTAGAACTCTTAATAATACCATGTTAAGAGTACACCGTTAAATAGTAATAGACTGCACAGCTTCCTTATGTCTGAACCCAAATTAATAATTCGACTTGATGTATTCTGGAATTAGCTTCTTAATTTATAGGCTGTTACCTGATGCCGAGAGTCCAGTGATTTGATGGCCGTGGGTTCAGCAAGTAGAAACAGCCATGTATtataattttccttttttttttttgtcggtcCAGTGGTGGTATATTATTATTCTACTCTATTTCAAGAAggttttcaaaagaaaacagctgtgtgtgtctgcagctctgtGATCACTTGTGTTTGGTTCTTCTTGTCGCCTCCAGCTGGCTTTGGGTCACGGCGCGCGCCGCCTTCACGTATCGGCGGCTTATAGAGCCAAAGCCCGAGTGTCTATGAGCCGCTTTGAGCCCGGCTCCTTTGTCAACTACGAGAGGCTCCAATCCAACGTTGACGTTGTGCGACAAAGGTCAGCGTTGCTCTAATCTCTACTGTTTGCTGTCGGTCACATCGCCGTTTCTCCCAAACGTCCCCTTATCAGTGTGAGCGGCTTTGTCCTTTACCACATCTGGAGCCAGTGCCGACTCACCGGTCAGCCCGACCTTCAGTTTAGCGTCTTGCGTCATTTCTACGGTGTAAATGTTGCATTCTTCTGTCCAGGCTCAACCGGCCGCTCACCCTGTCGGAGAAGATTGTGTACGGCCACCTCGATGACCCCCACAGGCAGGAGATTGAGCGCGGGCGCACCTACCTGCGGCTGCGTCCAGACCGCGTGGCCATGCAGGACGCCACGGCCCAGATGGCGATGCTCCAGTTCATCAGCAGCGGCCTGCCGAAGGTGGCCGTTCCCTCCACGATTCACTGTGACCATCTGATCGAGGCCCAGACCGGCGGAGTCCAGGATCTGGCCAAAGCGAAGGTCGAGGGATCTCAATTGTTCACCGTAATTCCGCTGATGCCACAGAAGCGATCACTTATTCACCGTCCTGGTTCTTAATGTAGGAAGTCAACCGCGAGGTCTACGACTTCCTGTCCAGCGCGGGAGCCAAATATGGAGTCGGCTTCTGGAAACCGGGCTCTGGAATCATTCATCAGGTATCGCCGCTGGAGCTTGGATGCAGCGCCTGGAAGTGACGAGCTATCGTGGTCGTATCATGCTAACGTTCCGATTCTTGCACAAAATCAGATCATCCTGGAGAACTACGCCTACCCGGGAGTGATGCTCATCGGCACAGATTCCCACACGCCAAACGGCGGCGGGCTTGGTTCCATATGCATCGGCGTTGGAGGAGCAGACGCTGTCGATGTCATGGCAGGAATCGCCTGGGAGCTCAAGTGCCCCAAGGTGGGTCGACTACCACGTTTTGCACATCCTGTGTTGACTGTCGTATTTTGgcttttggttttctttctcaGCGGCGGCCGTCTCCCTTTACCTGAACGTTCTTACTTGAATTCATTCACCGTTCTCTTCCCTGAAGGTGATTGGTGTGAAGTTGACCGGAGCCCTCTCAGGCTGGACGTCTCCTAAAGACGTCATCTTGAAGGTGGCCGGCATCCTGACCGTGAAGGGCGGCACCGGAGCCATTGTCGAATACCACGGACCGGGCGTAGACTCCATTTCCTGCACTGGTcagtacattttttgttttctccccaaTCTGACTTCATCACACTTtgtattttaattttgtttcaCAGTAGTTTGGCTCATAAtatgcatttgttttattgtgtgcaGGCATGGCCACTATTTGCAACATGGGAGCAGAGATTGGAGCAACGACCTCGGTGTTCCCCTACAACCACCGCATGAAGACGTACCTGGAGAAGACGGGACGTGAGCGTATGTTCAGTCTTCTGCTCATACGTTCTTGTTTTCATTActattgttttgtctttgtctccataCAAAGTGATACAAGTATCCAACACCTGGACGTCGACGTCTTGACCTTCATGGAAAACCAGCCTGCTGTACATGACAGCTTGGTGCGTTAATACTCAATACTGTTTCTTCCCAGAGATCGCGGCCCAGGCGGATGAATTCTCACACTTGTTGGTGCCAGATGACGGCTGCGAGTACGACCAGCTCATCGAGCTCAATCTGGACgaggtctttttttgtttgttttttgtttctaccTTTTTTGTGTGTAGGGCATTAGGaaatgcatgtctgtgtgtgggtaGTGAACATATGAGAATTTGACGTATTCGAATGCTGTCAGAATGTTCTTCTAAATCTCTGAATACACAAGGCAACATGATATGTGGGAGGTTCCCTCGATGGTTGAAAGAAGTTTGTTGGAGAGTAACGCcagcgttgttgttgttgttcttcttcttctagctGAAGCCTCACATTAACGGGCCCTTCACCCCTGATCTGGCTCACCCGGTCTCTGAAATAGGTGCTGTTGCCGAGAAGAACGGCTGGCCGCTGGAGGTTAAAGTCGGTAAGAAGCGACGCGGTGGCAGGATGCACGGCTTTGGTCGTTCTCCTGCTTTGCACATGGCTAAAACGTCCGCTGAACGCACGCGCTCCGCAGCCTGGCTCCTTTTTGCCTCATTCTATTTTCTCGTTCAGGTCTGATCGGCAGCTGCACCAACTCCAGCTACGAGGACATGGGCCGCGCTGCTTCCGTGGCCAAGCAGGCTTTGGACAAAGGCCTGACGTGCAAAGCTCAGTTCACGGTCACCCCCGGCTCCGAGCAGATCCGCGCCACCATCGAGAGAGACGGATACGTGAGTGTGCGAGCACTCCGCCGATGACGCGTCTCTGGGTCATGTGAGGAGACGCTCAAGCGTGTTTGCGTCTTCCTGTAGTCAAAGATCCTTGGCGACGTTGGAGGGGTGGTCCTGGCCAACGCATGTGGACCTTGCATTGGACAGTGGGACAGGTGACCGTTTGGAACATGACCTCCAGTGACCAGTTCCACTTGTGTGTTCTTtgagtttatgtgtgtgtgtgtgttatgcgtTCAGGCAGGATGtgaaaaagggagagaagaacACAATCGTCACGTCCTTCAACAGGAATTTCACCGCCAGGAACGACGCCAACCCGGCGACGCACGCCTTTGTCACCTCCCCCGAGGTAAGTCCTCACTAGAGCCGCGCTACACGCGTGGCGAGTTGATGTggacactcctcctcctccccctcagatCGTCACTGCCATGGCCATCGCCGGCACGTTGAACTTCAACCCGGAGACGGATTACCTCACAGCCGCCAACGGTGAGAAGTTCCAGCTGGACGCGCCGTACGGAGACGAACTGCCTGCCAAGGACTTTGACCCCGGCCAGGACACGTACCAGCACCCGCCCCCTGACGGCTCCAGCCTCCGGGTGCACGTCAGCCCCGAGAGCGaccggctgcagctgctggagccCTTTGACAAGTGGAGCGGTGGCGATCTCGAGGACCTGAAGGTCCTCATCAAGGTCGGCCCTTAAGCGATGACACCCTCCGATTAGCAGCTAGTCTCCACCTCCCTGCAGctgtttgttcatttattaaacaCACTTCTTGCTCTCTGCCTCCACAGGTGAAGGGCAAGTGCACCACCGACCACATCAGCGCTGCCGGACCCTGGCTGAAGTTCCGCGGGCACCTGGATAACATCTCCAACAACATGCTGATCGGTGCGGTCAACAGTGAGAACGACGGCATCAACAAGCTGAAGAACTACCTGACCGGAGAGTACGGAGGAGTCCCCGACGTGGCCCGTCACTACAAGGTGGGGCCTCCACGAGGGAAGCGAGGCACTGCGTCGTTGTGCCGAGGCTGCTCTCTGGCAGAACACCTGTACGCAGCGTAATGGTTTTACATATAGAGTTGGATTTGCAGTGGCCTCCAGCAAACTGTTAGTTTCCCTTACTTATCCTCTCAGGGTTCCCAAGCACCTTGAAAATAAAGTTATATGGTTTGGGATTCAATTCTGACCAGGACTAACGGCTTGTGGGCAATGTTGTGAGATTTGGACAATAATGGATGGAATGTGGGGGTCTAAATAATTCATGGCAGCCAAAAACAGCAGGTCAATACTGGCTAATGGTGCTTTGCTAGCTTTGTCAATACTGCATTGTTACGGTAGAAGCTCCAAGAGGTAAAGACTAATAAAAGGGCTGAAATATGCTGCTTTAAACTGACACTCAGAGGCAACTTGTCCAACGTTTACATACGTACAGATGCACATCCAGCTGTAGAGCTTCAGCTACTAGTTGTTTAATCGGTTTGGGTTAGAAGTAACCTTTTCAGCATAAACCTCAACCGTGAGGGAATGTGAGGAGTAGCTGCTCTTTTCTGTTTTATCATTCTCATcgttgtgatgatgatgattatctATTGATCTCAGAGTAAATGAAAGACTTTCACATCAAGATCCACAGACTGATCCGTGCTATGCATGCATCTAATCGTGTGTAGGCCAACGGGGTGTCCTGGGTCGTGGTGGGAGATGACAACTATGGCGAGGGCTCCAGCAGAGAGCACGCCGCCCTGGAGCCTCGGCACCTGGGAGGAAGAGCCATCATTGTCAAGAGCTTCGCCAGGATTCACGGTACTGCACAACGCCCGCCCGTCTTCGATGCCGCACTCGCAGTTCAATTTAAGAAACCTGCCTCCCTCCCGTCCTCAGAAACCAACTTGAAGAAGCAGGGTGTGCTGCCGCTGACCTTCAGCGACCCATCAGATTATGACAGGATCCGCCCCGACGACCACATCTCCATCCGAGGACTCAAAACCTTCGCTCCAGGAAAGGTAGGAGGCCTTTTTTCGGCCGGCAGGCGGCTCTCATAACAGCTGTTCATGAACCGCCTCCATAGTgagcacctcctcttcctccccttcacAGCCGCTCACCGCCGCCGTGAAGCACAGCGACGGCAGCGAGGAGACCGTGAAACTGAACCACAGCTTCAACCAGACGCAGATCGAATGGTTCCAGGCGGGCTCCGCCCTGAACAGGATGAAGGCGCTGCAGTGAGGTGGTGGAACGGGGAGGACGAGGGAATTTCAGAggggacacaaaaaaaaaatctgaattttgtgTGGAAGAAGAATGTAGATGCTGTTCCATCATCTGCGACCAGCACAGACCGAAGAACCGTGACTGAACACCTCAGAGTTAAATGTTGTCATTTGATGAATGTTGATGATGGGACCAGGTCTGAGATATTTCTGAGTTCATAGCATTGTGGAAGAAacgctgctgtgttttttattttcaactgtTGGCCGAACTTGAACACACTGAACTTTGACATAACTCGATAGCAGCTGTTCAAAGGCGTCTCAGGTAGCTGCTCACACACTGGACGTCCATCCAACCTGCCCTGATTTACACTCCACCCGTAACAGGAGTTGGTTGCTTGGTATCTGTGTAGCTGCTGTGACCTTCTGGAGCCAAAGGAAACACGATCATGGTgatgagtttgtttgtttgtttatttatgtg
It contains:
- the phf5a gene encoding PHD finger-like domain-containing protein 5A; the encoded protein is MAKHHPDLIFCRKQAGVAIGRLCEKCDGKCVICDSYVRPCTLVRICDECNYGSYQGRCVICGGPGVSDAYYCKECTIQEKDRDGCPKIVNLGSSKTDLFYERKKYGFKKR
- the aco2 gene encoding aconitate hydratase, mitochondrial — encoded protein: MATYCLTVARLQLALGHGARRLHVSAAYRAKARVSMSRFEPGSFVNYERLQSNVDVVRQRLNRPLTLSEKIVYGHLDDPHRQEIERGRTYLRLRPDRVAMQDATAQMAMLQFISSGLPKVAVPSTIHCDHLIEAQTGGVQDLAKAKEVNREVYDFLSSAGAKYGVGFWKPGSGIIHQIILENYAYPGVMLIGTDSHTPNGGGLGSICIGVGGADAVDVMAGIAWELKCPKVIGVKLTGALSGWTSPKDVILKVAGILTVKGGTGAIVEYHGPGVDSISCTGMATICNMGAEIGATTSVFPYNHRMKTYLEKTGREQIAAQADEFSHLLVPDDGCEYDQLIELNLDELKPHINGPFTPDLAHPVSEIGAVAEKNGWPLEVKVGLIGSCTNSSYEDMGRAASVAKQALDKGLTCKAQFTVTPGSEQIRATIERDGYSKILGDVGGVVLANACGPCIGQWDRQDVKKGEKNTIVTSFNRNFTARNDANPATHAFVTSPEIVTAMAIAGTLNFNPETDYLTAANGEKFQLDAPYGDELPAKDFDPGQDTYQHPPPDGSSLRVHVSPESDRLQLLEPFDKWSGGDLEDLKVLIKVKGKCTTDHISAAGPWLKFRGHLDNISNNMLIGAVNSENDGINKLKNYLTGEYGGVPDVARHYKANGVSWVVVGDDNYGEGSSREHAALEPRHLGGRAIIVKSFARIHETNLKKQGVLPLTFSDPSDYDRIRPDDHISIRGLKTFAPGKPLTAAVKHSDGSEETVKLNHSFNQTQIEWFQAGSALNRMKALQ